In Lineus longissimus chromosome 13, tnLinLong1.2, whole genome shotgun sequence, one genomic interval encodes:
- the LOC135498043 gene encoding von Willebrand factor A domain-containing protein 7-like isoform X2, with protein MMIAWSYIALAVLLQAFCSEAFLPNHLSLSPATANDYTHSDITETAILRMVARLLEDNPLTGATIVPGSLTGISPLTAQALFDGYYGGGVSATKLQAAIDQIVKANNDVDIQFPGLAAYQFNGEKIVEGNTILQNLRISLYSLLASSTPDLDATREAIGHYMHTMQMFYSNTNYLELKGNVVYSTLGFPGAPMMPVPPPSMDTCTSCSVGSSTAPCTSNLISIGQVLTSGYRAAQDIAKPNATAANQGKCSHGGTWDNSAASVPIGGINKETSDPKLSPHYHLHEDAGQLAIMASEALLDGVGGGLREEFGDDIMKQLFNIGTGVSMVLVIDITGSMGNDIIAVQTKAAEIVKLTQGTVNAPYNYVLSTFGDPASMGSVRTTKNANVFLSWVNGLTVSGGGDCPELSMLGIERGLQAAMPGSDIYVFTDASAKDPERFPTIASLVATKKCKLQFLLTGQCSSRSAGQQTQSFRSNTRAIDPLYALLANASGGGIITTDKDNIGSAASVITEHVVGSPVTLYKMTVSTSRHIVELRFDETITEASIQIIGESGKIMADLYQGGIYANRVIFGTGGTKLDINIDKLMVMKIKPIIAGAYSLQFNDSQTYTVEITGNSPFNFKYQFVKVFPSGLTYPISGNPIAGEQATIIIETIGQDRIKSVDTLFLTDMQGNALSNVALEAGTGKASNMHKGVFTLPTQDFRLMLVGKDNASNDVIRTLAQPVTPDNVMLTLLKADTDNLVAGSTQTVPFHIKNYGADGDFDVNISNQNNFVQTVTRVSFSLKKGQEGSGQVTFSVGQATQPGTTSMATFTVTSKSGATFNYVTKNLVVAAPPHLADLTPPYCTLLAVKGGCTTYTHCKSTRWSGSFAVQDDESGIQLVRIQHAGKDSSISVSPFILGTKTRVVTNYSSTCCDASVIIAAADISGNEVLCKAIFDIPTKDFKPTKPYDASGSNDFLATWEFILIGVGAAFLVIVAITAIAVTIINKNRLPVQNGGVFSVTMAGRTTSKTNLVA; from the exons ATGATGATCGCGTGGTCGTACATCGCGCTAGCAGTTCTCCTGCAGGCCTTCTGTAGCGAGGCCTTCCTCCCAAACCACCTCAGCCTGAGTCCGGCAACAGCCAACGACTACACGCATTCTGACATCACGGAGACTGCTATCCTTAGAATGGTTGCCCGGTTATTGGAGGACAACCCACTAACTGGGGCGACCATTGTCCCGGGATCGCTGACGGGGATCAGCCCGCTGACGGCTCAGGCCTTGTTCGATGGATACTATGGAG GTGGCGTTTCTGCCACCAAGCTTCAGGCAGCCATTGATCAGATTGTGAAGGCAAACAATGACGTAGACATCCAGTTTCCCGGACTGGCGGCTTACCAATTCAATGGAGAAAAGATCGTTGAGG GCAACACTATCCTCCAGAATCTCCGTATCAGCCTCTACTCTCTGCTGGCCAGTTCCACCCCTGACCTGGATGCGACCAGGGAGGCCATCGGACATTACATGCACACCATGCAGATGTTCTATAGTAACACCAACTACCTCGAGCTCAAGGGAAATGTAGTGTACTCTACTCTTG GTTTCCCTGGTGCCCCAATGATGCCCGTCCCTCCACCTTCTATGGACACCTGTACGAGTTGTTCCGTTGGATCATCAAC AGCACCTTGCACATCGAACCTCATCAGCATCGGCCAGGTGTTGACCAGCGGTTACCGAGCAGCACAAGATATCGCAAAGCCAAATG CAACTGCTGCAAACCAAGGCAAATGTAGTCATGGGGGAACCTGGGACAACAGTGCAGCGTCTGTCCCTATCGGAGGAATCAACAAAGAGACCAGCGACCCTAAACTATCACCCCATTATCATCTTCACGAAGACGCCGGGCAACTGGCCATCATGGCCTCTGAAGCTCTCCTTGATGGAGTTG GTGGTGGTCTCCGGGAAGAATTTGGCGATGACATCATGAAACAGCTCTTCAACATCGGCACCGGTGTCTCCATGGTCCTCGTCATCGACATCACGGGTTCAATGGGAAATGACATCATCGCTGTGCAGACCAAGGCAGCAGAGATAGTCAAACTCACGCAGGGGACAGTCAACGCCCCGTACAATTATGTCTTGTCCACGTTTGGTGATCCAG CCTCCATGGGAAGTGTCCGTACGACCAAGAATGCGAACGTGTTCCTGAGCTGGGTAAACGGTCTGACTGTCAGCGGTGGAGGCGACTGTCCTGAACTCTCCATGTTGGGCATCGAAAGAG GACTGCAGGCCGCTATGCCCGGCTCCGACATCTATGTGTTCACCGACGCCAGCGCGAAAGACCCCGAAAGGTTCCCTACCATTGCTTCACTCGTCGCTACGAAGAAGTGCAAGCTTCAGTTCTTGCTGACAGGACAGTGTTCGTCAAGAAGCGCGGGGCAGCAGACTCAGTCATTTAG ATCAAACACACGGGCGATTGACCCTCTCTACGCATTGCTCGCCAACGCCTCTGGAGGAGGAATCATCACCACGGACAAGGATAATATTGGCTCGGCTGCCAGTGTCATCACGGAACATGTTGTG GGCTCTCCAGTCACACTATACAAAATGACAGTGTCAACTTCTAGACATATAGTTGAACTTCGTTTTGATGAGACCATCACGGAAGCATCTATTCAAATCATTGGGGAGAGTGGCAAGATCATGGCGGATCTTTATCAAGGGGGTATTTACG CTAATCGTGTGATATTCGGCACAGGTGGAACCAAGCTTGACATCAACATTGACAAGCTCATGGTGATGAAAATTAAACCAATTATCGCAG GCGCATATTCACTCCAGTTTAACGATTCGCAAACGTACACTGTCGAAATCACCGGCAACAGTCCTTTCAACTTCAAGTATCAGTTTGTGAAAGTCTTCCCCTCTGGCCTTACGTACCCTATCAGCGGAAACCCCATTGCAG GGGAACAAGCCACTATCATCATCGAGACAATCGGCCAGGACAGGATAAAGTCGGTAGATACGCTCTTTTTGACTGATATGCAAGGAAATGCATTGTCAAATGTTGCGCTGGAGGCTGGGACAGGGAAGGCTTCAAATATGCACAAGGGGGTCTTCACCCTACCCactcag GACTTTCGCTTGATGCTGGTCGGAAAGGACAATGCCAGTAATGACGTAATCCGCACCCTTGCCCAGCCAGTCACCCCAGATAATGTTATGCTCACTCTTTTGAAGGCCGACACAG ACAATCTGGTCGCCGGGAGCACACAGACAGTACCATTCCACATCAAAAACTACGGGGCGGACGGTGACTTCGATGTGAACATCTCTAACCAAAAC AACTTTGTTCAGACAGTGACCAGGGTGTCGTTCTCGCTCAAGAAAGGCCAGGAGGGAAGTGGCCAAGTGACCTTCTCAGTTGGTCAGGCGACACAGCCGGGAACTACAAG TATGGCAACCTTCACCGTCACTAGTAAGTCAGGAGCCACCTTCAACTATGTCACGAAGAACCTCGTCGTGGCTGCTCCACCCCACCTAGCGGATCTCACCCCTCCATACTGCACCCTTTTGGCTGTCAAGGGAGGATGCACGACTTATACGCATTGCAAG TCCACGAGATGGTCTGGTAGCTTTGCAGTCCAGGACGACGAGTCTGGCATCCAGCTCGTCAGAATACAACACGCCGGAAAGGATTCTTCAATCTCAGTGTCGCCCTTCATTCTTGGGACGAAAACGCGCGTAGTGACAAATTACAG TTCCACCTGCTGTGACGCTTCAGTGATAATTGCCGCTGCTGACATCAGCGGCAACGAGGTTCTCTGCAAGGCCATCTTCGACATTCCAACCAAGGACTTCAAACCAACCAAACCATACGATGCATCCGGCTCAAATGACTTCCTCGCAACCTGGGAGTTTATCCTCATTGGTGTAGGGGCCGCATTTCTGGTCATTGTTGCCATCACCGCCATTGCTGTCACCATCATCAATAAAAACAGACTTCCGGTACAAAATGGCGGTGTTTTCTCGGTAACCATGGCGGGAAGGACGACCTCTAAAACCAACCTTGTTGCTTAG
- the LOC135498043 gene encoding von Willebrand factor A domain-containing protein 7-like isoform X1, translating to MMIAWSYIALAVLLQAFCSEAFLPNHLSLSPATANDYTHSDITETAILRMVARLLEDNPLTGATIVPGSLTGISPLTAQALFDGYYGGGVSATKLQAAIDQIVKANNDVDIQFPGLAAYQFNGEKIVEGNTILQNLRISLYSLLASSTPDLDATREAIGHYMHTMQMFYSNTNYLELKGNVVYSTLGFPGAPMMPVPPPSMDTCTSCSVGSSTAPCTSNLISIGQVLTSGYRAAQDIAKPNATAANQGKCSHGGTWDNSAASVPIGGINKETSDPKLSPHYHLHEDAGQLAIMASEALLDGVGGGLREEFGDDIMKQLFNIGTGVSMVLVIDITGSMGNDIIAVQTKAAEIVKLTQGTVNAPYNYVLSTFGDPASMGSVRTTKNANVFLSWVNGLTVSGGGDCPELSMLGIERGLQAAMPGSDIYVFTDASAKDPERFPTIASLVATKKCKLQFLLTGQCSSRSAGQQTQSFRSNTRAIDPLYALLANASGGGIITTDKDNIGSAASVITEHVVGSPVTLYKMTVSTSRHIVELRFDETITEASIQIIGESGKIMADLYQGGIYANRVIFGTGGTKLDINIDKLMVMKIKPIIAGAYSLQFNDSQTYTVEITGNSPFNFKYQFVKVFPSGLTYPISGNPIAGEQATIIIETIGQDRIKSVDTLFLTDMQGNALSNVALEAGTGKASNMHKGVFTLPTQDFRLMLVGKDNASNDVIRTLAQPVTPDNVMLTLLKADTGKVRQSDNLVAGSTQTVPFHIKNYGADGDFDVNISNQNNFVQTVTRVSFSLKKGQEGSGQVTFSVGQATQPGTTSMATFTVTSKSGATFNYVTKNLVVAAPPHLADLTPPYCTLLAVKGGCTTYTHCKSTRWSGSFAVQDDESGIQLVRIQHAGKDSSISVSPFILGTKTRVVTNYSSTCCDASVIIAAADISGNEVLCKAIFDIPTKDFKPTKPYDASGSNDFLATWEFILIGVGAAFLVIVAITAIAVTIINKNRLPVQNGGVFSVTMAGRTTSKTNLVA from the exons ATGATGATCGCGTGGTCGTACATCGCGCTAGCAGTTCTCCTGCAGGCCTTCTGTAGCGAGGCCTTCCTCCCAAACCACCTCAGCCTGAGTCCGGCAACAGCCAACGACTACACGCATTCTGACATCACGGAGACTGCTATCCTTAGAATGGTTGCCCGGTTATTGGAGGACAACCCACTAACTGGGGCGACCATTGTCCCGGGATCGCTGACGGGGATCAGCCCGCTGACGGCTCAGGCCTTGTTCGATGGATACTATGGAG GTGGCGTTTCTGCCACCAAGCTTCAGGCAGCCATTGATCAGATTGTGAAGGCAAACAATGACGTAGACATCCAGTTTCCCGGACTGGCGGCTTACCAATTCAATGGAGAAAAGATCGTTGAGG GCAACACTATCCTCCAGAATCTCCGTATCAGCCTCTACTCTCTGCTGGCCAGTTCCACCCCTGACCTGGATGCGACCAGGGAGGCCATCGGACATTACATGCACACCATGCAGATGTTCTATAGTAACACCAACTACCTCGAGCTCAAGGGAAATGTAGTGTACTCTACTCTTG GTTTCCCTGGTGCCCCAATGATGCCCGTCCCTCCACCTTCTATGGACACCTGTACGAGTTGTTCCGTTGGATCATCAAC AGCACCTTGCACATCGAACCTCATCAGCATCGGCCAGGTGTTGACCAGCGGTTACCGAGCAGCACAAGATATCGCAAAGCCAAATG CAACTGCTGCAAACCAAGGCAAATGTAGTCATGGGGGAACCTGGGACAACAGTGCAGCGTCTGTCCCTATCGGAGGAATCAACAAAGAGACCAGCGACCCTAAACTATCACCCCATTATCATCTTCACGAAGACGCCGGGCAACTGGCCATCATGGCCTCTGAAGCTCTCCTTGATGGAGTTG GTGGTGGTCTCCGGGAAGAATTTGGCGATGACATCATGAAACAGCTCTTCAACATCGGCACCGGTGTCTCCATGGTCCTCGTCATCGACATCACGGGTTCAATGGGAAATGACATCATCGCTGTGCAGACCAAGGCAGCAGAGATAGTCAAACTCACGCAGGGGACAGTCAACGCCCCGTACAATTATGTCTTGTCCACGTTTGGTGATCCAG CCTCCATGGGAAGTGTCCGTACGACCAAGAATGCGAACGTGTTCCTGAGCTGGGTAAACGGTCTGACTGTCAGCGGTGGAGGCGACTGTCCTGAACTCTCCATGTTGGGCATCGAAAGAG GACTGCAGGCCGCTATGCCCGGCTCCGACATCTATGTGTTCACCGACGCCAGCGCGAAAGACCCCGAAAGGTTCCCTACCATTGCTTCACTCGTCGCTACGAAGAAGTGCAAGCTTCAGTTCTTGCTGACAGGACAGTGTTCGTCAAGAAGCGCGGGGCAGCAGACTCAGTCATTTAG ATCAAACACACGGGCGATTGACCCTCTCTACGCATTGCTCGCCAACGCCTCTGGAGGAGGAATCATCACCACGGACAAGGATAATATTGGCTCGGCTGCCAGTGTCATCACGGAACATGTTGTG GGCTCTCCAGTCACACTATACAAAATGACAGTGTCAACTTCTAGACATATAGTTGAACTTCGTTTTGATGAGACCATCACGGAAGCATCTATTCAAATCATTGGGGAGAGTGGCAAGATCATGGCGGATCTTTATCAAGGGGGTATTTACG CTAATCGTGTGATATTCGGCACAGGTGGAACCAAGCTTGACATCAACATTGACAAGCTCATGGTGATGAAAATTAAACCAATTATCGCAG GCGCATATTCACTCCAGTTTAACGATTCGCAAACGTACACTGTCGAAATCACCGGCAACAGTCCTTTCAACTTCAAGTATCAGTTTGTGAAAGTCTTCCCCTCTGGCCTTACGTACCCTATCAGCGGAAACCCCATTGCAG GGGAACAAGCCACTATCATCATCGAGACAATCGGCCAGGACAGGATAAAGTCGGTAGATACGCTCTTTTTGACTGATATGCAAGGAAATGCATTGTCAAATGTTGCGCTGGAGGCTGGGACAGGGAAGGCTTCAAATATGCACAAGGGGGTCTTCACCCTACCCactcag GACTTTCGCTTGATGCTGGTCGGAAAGGACAATGCCAGTAATGACGTAATCCGCACCCTTGCCCAGCCAGTCACCCCAGATAATGTTATGCTCACTCTTTTGAAGGCCGACACAGGTAAAGTCAGACAGTCAG ACAATCTGGTCGCCGGGAGCACACAGACAGTACCATTCCACATCAAAAACTACGGGGCGGACGGTGACTTCGATGTGAACATCTCTAACCAAAAC AACTTTGTTCAGACAGTGACCAGGGTGTCGTTCTCGCTCAAGAAAGGCCAGGAGGGAAGTGGCCAAGTGACCTTCTCAGTTGGTCAGGCGACACAGCCGGGAACTACAAG TATGGCAACCTTCACCGTCACTAGTAAGTCAGGAGCCACCTTCAACTATGTCACGAAGAACCTCGTCGTGGCTGCTCCACCCCACCTAGCGGATCTCACCCCTCCATACTGCACCCTTTTGGCTGTCAAGGGAGGATGCACGACTTATACGCATTGCAAG TCCACGAGATGGTCTGGTAGCTTTGCAGTCCAGGACGACGAGTCTGGCATCCAGCTCGTCAGAATACAACACGCCGGAAAGGATTCTTCAATCTCAGTGTCGCCCTTCATTCTTGGGACGAAAACGCGCGTAGTGACAAATTACAG TTCCACCTGCTGTGACGCTTCAGTGATAATTGCCGCTGCTGACATCAGCGGCAACGAGGTTCTCTGCAAGGCCATCTTCGACATTCCAACCAAGGACTTCAAACCAACCAAACCATACGATGCATCCGGCTCAAATGACTTCCTCGCAACCTGGGAGTTTATCCTCATTGGTGTAGGGGCCGCATTTCTGGTCATTGTTGCCATCACCGCCATTGCTGTCACCATCATCAATAAAAACAGACTTCCGGTACAAAATGGCGGTGTTTTCTCGGTAACCATGGCGGGAAGGACGACCTCTAAAACCAACCTTGTTGCTTAG
- the LOC135498044 gene encoding uncharacterized protein LOC135498044 yields MATGGKKRGQIVKELTAKELPPRNFELVSCYKTDMENSGLDPNILKSAIVDVIVKLQFALLAFAACGEWEDRNKIYYIGCDSAAVLRNIENTFFKLRLSCQNANEYSSSGYCYAADGVYDLAQKNFVLAKKEMEKCCGQSTNKLLTKIQDVCKKIKMLRTQYVNKRQEMHNDFGILIISKKETLEEERKKKDKEFEGKYEKFNSEIKKLRNKWFRKDTYTKLADYVESERSQSEKDQLASNDKFKKAIASLDIEPDEMICQDPKGRALNGAIHAFQALELYLNVLQGLLTSFQAHSENANNNEVIGLGYCGDLQSLIRKDSSRIEIITGYCRWIALGDLFQECLGRVQDHNSKLGEELMANPTQAEAQQKLKDEDWAEKRTQLLKSLEKPDRLVEPPSGYDAVVKYMQSIDETPGTDEETDDDQSTPIEPATFDHKNRIQAADIQNLGSDRGKHVRRDPGDNQPPREPLRPDTLDLLVPPGPSQVFLSAFILTLLAAAFIQWLLSKNNDVGLLT; encoded by the exons ATGGCGACCGGAGGAAAAAAGCGGGGACAGATCGTCAAAGAACTGACAGCAAAGGAGCTTCCTCCGCGGAACTTCGAGTTGGTCAGCTGTTACAAAACTGACATGGAAAACAGCGGTCTGGACCCGAATATTTTAAAAAGTGCCATCGTGGATGTCATTGTGAAACTTCAGTTCGCGTTGCTGGCATTTGCCGCTTGTGGAGAGTGGGAAGATCGGAATAAAATATACTACATCGGGTGCGACTCTGCAGCAGTGCTGCGTAATATTGAGAACACGTTTTTCAAGCTTCGCCTCTCGTGTCAGAATGCCAATGAGTACTCAAGTAGTGGGTACTGTTATGCGGCAGATGGTGTGTACGACTTGGCTCAGAAGAACTTTGTTTTGGCTAAGAAGGAGATGGAGAAGTGCTGTGGGCAGTCTACGAATAAATTGTTGACCAAGATCCAGGATGTCTGTAAGAAGATTAAAATGCTGCGAACTCAGTACGTCAACAAAAGGCAAGAGATGCATAACGATTTCGGAATTCTGATCATAAGTAAGAAGGAGACACTTGAagaggaaagaaaaaaaaaagacaaagaGTTTGAGGGGAAGTATGAGAAGTTTAATTCAGAGATAAAAAAATTACGTAACAAATGGTTCAGAAAGGACACTTATACCAAATTAGCAGATTATGTGGAGAGCGAACGGTCACAGTCTGAGAAAGACCAACTGGCCAGTAACGACAAGTTTAAGAAGGCCATAGCATCTCTAGACATTGAGCCAGATGAGATGATCTGCCAAGACCCTAAGGGCCGGGCACTCAATGGTGCCATCCACGCATTCCAGGCCTTGGAATTGTATCTTAATGTGCTCCAGGGCCTGCTGACCTCGTTCCAGGCCCACTCTGAAAATGCCAATAATAACGAAGTCATTGGTTTGGGATATTGTGGTGACCTCCAGAGCCTCATCCGGAAGGATTCTTCCCGAATCGAGATCATAACTGGCTACTGTCG ATGGATAGCCCTAGGGGACCTCTTCCAAGAGTGTTTAGGTCGAGTCCAAGACCACAATAGCAAGTTGGGTGAAGAGCTGATGGCTAATCCAACACAGGCAGAAGCTCAACAGAAATTGAAGGACGAGGATTGGGCCGAGAAACGCACTCAGTTACTGAAATCGCTTGAAA AGCCTGACAGGTTGGTTGAACCTCCATCAGGCTATGACGCAGTGGTAAAATATATGCAAAGCATTGATGAAACGCCGGGCACTGACGAAGAAACAGATGACGACCAATCAACACCGATAGAGCCAGCTACCTTTGACCACAAGAATCGAATACAGGCCGCAGACATCCAAAATCTAG GTTCCGACAGAGGCAAACACGTGAGGCGTGACCCTGGTGACAACCAGCCGCCTCGAGAACCGCTCCGGCCAGATACACTGGACCTGCTGGTGCCCCCTGGCCCTTCGCAAGTTTTCCTGTCTGCTTTCATATTAACGCTGCTGGCAGCTGCGTTTATTCAGTGGTTACTTTCCAAAAATAACGATGTTGGTTTACTGACATAG